The following coding sequences are from one Gopherus flavomarginatus isolate rGopFla2 chromosome 23, rGopFla2.mat.asm, whole genome shotgun sequence window:
- the AP4M1 gene encoding AP-4 complex subunit mu-1 isoform X3: MLSQIFILSSKGDRLVHKDFRSEAGGGSTDLVDTFYRKITALPRDQAPVFMAHEGLHFVHVRHAGLYFVATTGHDVSPFTIIEFLNRLVTLICDYCGSLSEKTVSLNFALIYELLDEMLDYGYVQTTAPDVLRNFIQMEPVLSKAFSLLDLGSVGLFGAETQQSKVAPSSAASRPVLPPCGDQGARNEVFLDVVERLTVVITANGTPMKADIQGEIRLKSYLPSCSELRIGLTEEFCVGKSELRGYGTAVRADQCAFHSSVKLDEFESSRILKVTPSPGELLVMQYQLSDDIPLALPFHLFPTLERDPTGRLRIYLKLRCDLAPKSQALNVQVQLPVPKGVVSLSQELSSPEQTAELQPSLKAIRWVIPRVQGGSQLSALFKLEIPGLSSSSLLEVGPVNMSFELPMHTCSGLQIRFLRFTAPQPGLPHCWVRYVSHSDSYVIRL; encoded by the exons ATGCTGTCGCAGATTTTCATTCTCTCCTCCAAGGGAGACAGACTCGTCCACAAGGACT TCCGCAGCGAGGCCGGCGGGGGCAGCACCGATCTGGTGGACACTTTCTATAGGAAGATCACGGCCCTGCCCAGGGACCAGGCGCCCGTGTTCATG GCGCACGAGGGGCTGCACTTCGTCCACGTGCGACACGCTGGCCTCTACTTCGTGGCCACGACGGGGCACGATGTCTCCCCTTTCACCATCATCGAGTTCCTCAACCG GCTGGTGACGCTGATCTGCGATTACTGCGGCTCCCTCAGCGAGAAAACCGTCAGCCTCAACTTCGCCCTCATCTACGAGCTGCTGGACGagatgctg GACTACGGCTACGTGCAGACCACGGCGCCGGATGTGCTGCGCAACTTCATCCAGATGGAGCCCGTGCTCAGCAAAGCCTTCAGCCTGCTGGACCTGGGCAGCGTCGGCCTG tttggagcagaGACGCAGCAAAGCAAAGTGGCTCCGAGCTCGGCCGCCAGCCGCCCTGTGCTACCCCCTTGTGGGGACCAG GGCGCCCGGAATGAGGTGTTTCTGGACGTGGTGGAGAGGCTGACGGTCGTCATCACGGCCAAC GGCACCCCCATGAAGGCCGACATCCAGGGAGAAATCCGCCTGAAGAGCTACCTGCCCAGCTGCTCCG agctGCGCATCGGGCTGACGGAGGAGTTCTGCGTGGGGAAGTCGGAGCTGCGAG GCTACGGCACCGCCGTCCGCGCCGACCAGTGCGCCTTCCACAGCTCCGTCAAGCTGGACGAGTTCGAGAGCAGCCGCATCCTCAAGGTCACCCCCAGCCCGGGGGAG CTCCTGGTGATGCAGTACCAGCTGTCAGACGACATCCCCTTGGCCCTGcccttccacctcttccccacactGGAGCGGGATCCCACGGGCcg GCTCCGCATTTACCTCAAGCTCCGCTGTGATCTGGCTCCCAAAAG CCAGGCCCTGAACGTGCAAGTCCAGCTGCCGGTGCCGAAGGGGGTCGTCAG cctctcccaggagCTGAGCAGCCCCGAGCAGACGGCCGAGCTGCAGCCCAGCCTCAAGGCCATTCGCTGGGTGATCCCGCGCGTCCAGGGGGGCTCCCAGCTCTCCGCCCTCTTCAAG ctggagATCCCAGGGCTGAGCAGCTCCTCGCTGCTGGAAGTGGGGCCTGTGAACATGTCCTTCGAGCTGCCCATGCACACCTGCTCCGGCCTGCAGATCCGCTTCCTGCGCTTCACGGCCCCGCAGCCTGGGCTGCCCCACTGCTGGGTGCGCTACGtatcacacagcgactcctacgtcatccgcctctga